One Acidobacteriota bacterium genomic region harbors:
- a CDS encoding glutamine--tRNA ligase/YqeY domain fusion protein: protein MSDNKADHDKKPLDFIRARVENDLAAGKNDKRVATRFPPEPNGYLHIGHAKSIVLNFGVAREYDGTCNLRFDDTNPAKEEVEYEDSIKGDVRWLGYDWQERLYHASDYFDRLYDYALDLIRAGKAYVDSQSAEEIRRNRGTLTEPGTPSPYRGRTVEENLELFQDMKDGKYKDGEHVLRAKIDMTSPNLNMRDPVIYRIRHMAHHRTGDKWCIYPMYDFTHCLSDALEGITHSLCTLEFEDNRALYDWVLDQVELPTPVRPQQIEFARLSLTYTILSKRKLLQLVKEGKVDGWDDPRMPTLSGLRRRGYTPEAIVDFCERIGVAKRDAVIDVAQLEYSIRDDLNKRADRYLGVLDPLKVVIENYSEDKEETLTAINNPEDESAGTRQVPFSREIYIERGDFMEDPPKKFFRLAPGREVRLRYAYFITCNQVIKDDEGEIVELRATYDPETRGGSAPDGRRVKGTLHWVSAGHALDAEVRLYDRLFNDPHPGSGGRDFLDDLNPDSLSLAQAKLEPALADLEPGRTVQFERLGYFCLDQCSQEAAKPVFNRTVALRDTWAKIEKQRQAKKRR from the coding sequence ATGAGCGACAACAAGGCTGATCACGACAAGAAACCGCTGGACTTCATCCGCGCCCGGGTGGAGAACGACCTGGCGGCGGGCAAGAACGACAAACGGGTGGCCACCCGCTTTCCTCCCGAGCCCAACGGCTACCTGCACATCGGCCACGCCAAGTCGATCGTCCTCAACTTCGGGGTGGCGCGGGAATACGACGGCACCTGCAACCTGCGCTTCGACGACACCAATCCGGCCAAGGAAGAGGTCGAGTACGAAGATTCCATCAAGGGCGACGTGCGCTGGCTGGGATACGACTGGCAAGAGCGTCTCTATCACGCCTCCGACTACTTCGACCGCCTCTACGACTACGCACTCGACCTGATCCGGGCGGGCAAGGCCTACGTAGACAGCCAAAGCGCCGAGGAGATCCGCCGCAACCGGGGCACCCTGACCGAACCGGGCACTCCCTCGCCTTACCGCGGGCGCACAGTGGAAGAGAACCTGGAGCTGTTCCAGGACATGAAGGACGGCAAGTACAAGGACGGAGAGCATGTGCTGAGGGCCAAGATCGACATGACTTCGCCCAATCTCAACATGCGCGATCCGGTAATCTACCGGATCCGCCACATGGCCCACCACCGCACCGGGGACAAGTGGTGCATCTATCCCATGTACGACTTCACCCACTGCCTTTCCGACGCCCTGGAGGGCATCACCCATTCTCTCTGCACCCTTGAGTTCGAAGACAACCGGGCCCTCTACGACTGGGTCCTCGACCAGGTGGAACTGCCCACGCCGGTGCGTCCCCAGCAGATCGAGTTCGCCCGCCTCAGCCTGACCTACACGATTCTCAGCAAGCGCAAGCTGCTGCAACTGGTGAAAGAAGGCAAGGTGGACGGCTGGGACGATCCGCGCATGCCCACCCTGAGCGGACTGCGGCGCCGCGGCTACACGCCTGAAGCCATCGTCGATTTCTGCGAACGCATCGGCGTGGCCAAGCGCGACGCCGTCATCGACGTGGCCCAGCTCGAGTACAGCATCCGCGACGACCTCAACAAGCGGGCCGACCGCTACCTGGGCGTCCTCGACCCCCTCAAGGTGGTGATCGAGAACTACTCCGAGGACAAAGAAGAGACCCTGACGGCCATCAACAACCCCGAGGACGAAAGCGCCGGAACCCGTCAGGTGCCCTTCTCACGCGAGATCTACATCGAGCGGGGAGACTTCATGGAAGATCCGCCCAAGAAGTTCTTCCGCCTGGCGCCGGGACGAGAAGTGCGCCTGCGCTACGCCTACTTCATCACCTGCAACCAGGTCATTAAAGACGATGAGGGCGAGATAGTGGAACTGCGGGCCACCTACGACCCGGAGACTCGGGGCGGCTCAGCCCCCGACGGACGGCGGGTGAAAGGGACGCTGCACTGGGTCTCCGCGGGCCACGCGCTGGATGCCGAGGTGCGCCTCTATGACCGCCTCTTCAACGACCCCCATCCGGGAAGCGGGGGACGCGACTTCCTGGACGACCTCAACCCCGACTCGCTGAGCTTGGCCCAAGCCAAGCTGGAACCCGCGCTGGCAGACCTCGAGCCGGGCCGAACCGTGCAGTTCGAACGGCTGGGGTATTTTTGCCTCGACCAGTGCAGCCAGGAAGCAGCCAAGCCCGTTTTCAACCGCACCGTCGCCCTGCGCGACACCTGGGCCAAGATCGAAAAACAGCGTCAGGCCAAAAAGCGCCGCTAG